One part of the Deltaproteobacteria bacterium genome encodes these proteins:
- the ilvN gene encoding acetolactate synthase small subunit, with translation MENNQDQKHTISALVDNEPGVLSRVTGLFSGRGFNIESLCVAETMDPLVSRITLVTRGNDQIIEQITKQLNKLINVIKVIDFTNTEFVEREMALIKVRAEAQTRAEILRIVDIFRCKVVDVSPQFYTIEVTGNEGKIKAILDLLGPLGIKEIARTGAIAMARSKKEGSLKREKSVILQETFGGGKK, from the coding sequence ATGGAAAATAACCAGGATCAAAAACATACTATTTCTGCATTGGTGGATAACGAACCCGGGGTCCTGTCGCGCGTTACGGGTTTATTCAGCGGCCGAGGTTTTAATATTGAAAGTCTTTGTGTGGCTGAGACCATGGATCCCCTGGTTTCTCGAATTACCTTAGTAACACGAGGAAATGATCAAATTATAGAACAAATAACCAAACAGCTCAATAAACTGATCAATGTCATTAAGGTAATAGATTTTACCAATACCGAATTTGTCGAAAGAGAGATGGCCTTGATTAAGGTCCGGGCCGAGGCCCAAACCCGGGCCGAAATTTTGAGAATCGTAGACATCTTCCGCTGTAAGGTGGTCGATGTAAGTCCCCAATTTTATACGATTGAGGTGACCGGCAATGAAGGGAAAATCAAGGCTATTTTGGATTTGCTGGGTCCCCTTGGGATTAAAGAAATCGCCCGCACCGGTGCTATTGCCATGGCCCGGAGCAAAAAAGAAGGTTCATTAAAGAGGGAAAAATCTGTTATACTACAAGAGACGTTTGGAGGAGGAAAGAAATGA